From Vidua macroura isolate BioBank_ID:100142 chromosome 5, ASM2450914v1, whole genome shotgun sequence, the proteins below share one genomic window:
- the FGFR1OP2 gene encoding FGFR1 oncogene partner 2 has protein sequence MKMSCTIEKALADAKALVERLREHDSAAEALIEQTTALNKRVEAMKQYQEEIQELNEVARHRPRSTLVMGIQQENRQIRELQQENKELRTSLEEHQSALELIMSKYREQMFRLLMASKKDDPSIIMKLKEQHSKELQVHVDQITEMAAVMRKAIEVDERHGCKEQERITQLEQENKGLREILQITRESFLNLKKDDASESTSLSGLVTSSDLSLRKS, from the exons ATGA AAATGAGCTGCACGATCGAGAAGGCGCTGGCGGATGCGAAGGCGCTGGtggagcggctgagggagcacGACAGCGCAGCCGAGGCGCTCATCGAACAGACCACTGCGCTCAACAAGCGGGTGGAAGCAATGAAACAG TACCAGGAAGAAATCCAAGAGCTCAATGAAGTAGCAAGACATCGCCCTCGGTCTACTCTAGTGATGGGTatccagcaggaaaacagacagATTAGGGAGTTgcaacaggaaaacaaag AACTGCGCACATCTCTTGAAGAGCACCAGTCAGCTCTGGAACTCATCATGAGCAAGTACAGAGAACAGATGTTTAGGTTGCTTATGGCAAGCAAAAAGGATGATCCAAGTATAATAATGAAGTTGAAAGAGCAACATTCCAAG GAGCTGCAAGTGCATGTGGACCAAATTACAGAGATGGCAGCAGTGATGAGAAAAGCCATTGAGGTGGATGAAAGGCACGGCTGCAAAGAGCAGGAGCGCATCACCCAGCTCGAG CAAGAAAACAAAGGCTTGAGAGAAATTCTTCAAATCACTAGAGAATCGTTTCTGAACCTCAAGAAAGACGATGCATCAGAGAGCACGTCCCTGTCAGGATTAGTGACAAGCAGTGATCTGAGCCTGAGGAAAAGCTAA